Proteins from one Oryza sativa Japonica Group chromosome 12, ASM3414082v1 genomic window:
- the LOC136354545 gene encoding uncharacterized protein gives MAESRDLVWEHGENFAPGWRCKYCHQRKKGGGATRLKMHLGHKGKGVTYCNSVPPDVRDFFKRELERIKQTGDKRQNDSNRRVEAAGVNYYDLTGDADEEEQMEAAMAASRQEENFRSHVEERGGTYEHGGGSGSAQPEARKGRSNPITNMLRRATSHRESPAVRDYNLASAKSPVQTRIDTGFFTKKGKQARQAIGESWARFFFTAGIPGRNADNLYFVSAVRETQKWGESVPSPTGREIDGKYLDSTEKDVKKIFDRFKNDWDEYGVTIMCDSWTGPTGMSVINFLIYCNGIMFFHKSIDATGQSQDANFVLKVTSLMQQITSSSVIVSVRVMD, from the exons ATGGCAGAAAGTAGGGACCTTGTGTGGGAGCACGGGGAGAATTTTGCACCTGGATGGCGTTGTAAGTATTGCCATCAGAGGAAGAAAGGTGGTGGGGCCACACGACTAAAAATGCACTTGGGACACAAAGGGAAGGGGGTTACATATTGCAATTCAGTGCCTCCGGATGTCCGTGATTTCTTCAAGCGTGAATTGGAGAGGATAAAACAAACAGGTGACAAGCGTCAGAATGATAGCAATAGAAGGGTTGAAGCGGCAGGGGTCAACTATTATGACCTAACAGGtgatgccgacgaggaggaacaaATGGAAGCAGCCATGGCAGCCTCACGACAAGAGGAAAACTTCAGGAGCCACGTGGAGGAGCGTGGTGGCACTTATGAGCATGGTGGTGGGAGTGGATCCGCTCAGCCCGAGGCACGGAAAGGTAGAAGTAACCCAATTACCAATATGCTACGAAGGGCTACATCTCATAGGGAGTCACCTGCTGTAAGAGATTACAATCTAGCATCTGCCAAGTCCCCTGTGCAGACACGCATTGACACAGGATTCTTCACAAAGAAGGGGAAGCAAGCTAGGCAGGCCATTGGTGAGTCATGGGCAAGGTTCTTCTTTACCGCCGGCATTCCTGGTAGAAATGCCGATAATCTATACTTTGTCAGCGCCGTTCGGGAGACACAAAAGTGGG GTGAAAGTGTTCCTTCTCCAACTGGTAGGGAGATAGATGGCAAATATCTTGATTCTACAGAGAAGGATGTGAAGAAGATATTCGATAGGTTCAAGAATGACTGGGATGAGTACGGTGTTACTATAATGTGTGATTCTTGGACTGGCCCGACGGGTATGTCTGTAATCAATTTTTTGATATATTGCAATGGAATAATGTTTTTCCACAAGTCCATTGATGCGACGGGCCAAAGCCAGGATGCTAACTTCGTGCTGAAGGTGACGTCGTTGATGCAACAAATTACTTCTTCCTCTGTTATCGTCAGTGTTAGGGTCATGgactaa